The following proteins are co-located in the Natator depressus isolate rNatDep1 chromosome 4, rNatDep2.hap1, whole genome shotgun sequence genome:
- the PRDM8 gene encoding PR domain zinc finger protein 8 isoform X2, whose product MEDAGVQRGIWDGDAKAVQQCLTDIFTSVYTTCDIPENAIFGPCVLSHTSLYDSIAFIALKSTDKRTVPYIFRVDTSAANGSSEGLMWLRLVQSARDKEEQNLEAYIKNGQLFYRSLRRIAKDEELLVWYGKELTELLLLNTARSHSKMNGSPPYSCLECSQRFQFEFPYAAHLRFRCPKRLPSSEPEEPRGKDSGKEPAASLGPGANKYCKPGGPLHPNYPSPQDSNSNSNAKPSTDFHNLARELENSRGGSGSSPRRSPPAPPPPPPPPQAGAGSKAKRKYPEEPGEERGQGAGRGRLPSSPKEDLVCTPQQQYRPAGSYLGPDPAAALLHLAVPAGPELVRQVQRLLPHDLRPGLPHALPPQAGVRPGAAGQAPPRGEAQVPHLQRVLPRAPPPLPAHDLPQLNVPPPAPRLYSHTHTHTHTHPSATLPGAERTVALLSPSLGRHGGEGSGSQWAFVFQADLGCFRDGTRCC is encoded by the exons ATGGAGGACGCCGGCGTTCAAAGGGGTATATGGGACGGAGACGCCAAGGCAGTCCAGCAATGTTTGACGGATATTTTCACCAGCGTTTACACCACCTGCGATATCCCGGAAAATGCTATCTTCGGCCCTTGCGTACTCAGCCACACTTCTTTGTATGACAGCATCGCTTTCATAGCGCTTAAATCCACTGACAAGAGAACCGTCCCTTACATATTCCGG GTGGACACTTCAGCAGCAAATGGCTCCTCCGAAGGTCTAATGTGGCTCCGTCTGGTCCAGTCAGCCAGAGATAAAGAAGAACAGAACCTAGAAGCTTACATCAAAAATGGACAATTGTTTTATCGGTCCCTTCGCAGGATTGCCAAAGACGAGGAGTTACTAGTTTGGTACGGGAAAGAACTGACGGAATTACTGTTGCTCAACACCGCCAGATCCCACAGCAAGATGAACG GGTCGCCCCCGTACTCCTGCCTAGAGTGCAGCCAGCGTTTCCAGTTCGAGTTCCCCTACGCGGCCCACCTGCGGTTCCGCTGCCCCAAGCGACTGCCCAGCTCGGAGCCCGAGGAGCCGCGCGGCAAGGACAGCGGCAAGGAGCCGGCGGCCAgcctggggcccggggccaacAAATACTGCAAGCCCGGCGGGCCGCTCCACCCGAACTACCCCAGCCCCCAGGACAGCAACAGCAACAGCAACGCCAAGCCCTCCACGGACTTCCACAACCTGGCCCGCGAGCTGGAGAACTCCCGGGGCGGCAGCGGCAGCTCCCCGCGCCGCAGCCCgcccgcgccgccgccgccgccgccgcccccccagGCCGGCGCGGGCAGCAAAGCCAAGCGGAAATACCCGGAGGAGCCTGGCGAGGAGCGGGGCCagggggccggccggggccgcttgccctcctcccccaaggaGGACCTGGTGTGCACCCCGCAGCAGCAGTACCGGCCGGCGGGCAGCTA ccTCGGCCCTGACCCTGCTGCCGCCCTCCTTCACCTCGCTGTGCCTGCCGGCCCAGAACTGGTGCGCCAAGTGCAACGCCTCCTTCCGCATGACCTCCGACCTGGTCTACCACATGCGCTCCCACCACAAGCGGGAGTACGCCCTGGAGCCGCTGGTCAAGCGCCGCCGCGAGGAGAAGCTCAAGTGCCCCATCTGCAACGAGTCCTTCCGCGAGCGCCACCACCTCTCCCGGCACATGACCTCCCACAACTgaatgtccccccccccgccccccggctgtatagtcacacacacacacacacacacacacaccccagtgcaACCCTCCCGGGAGCCGAACGCACCGTGGCCCTCCTCAGCCCATCGCTGGGCAGgcacgggggggaggggtctggatCCCAGTGGGCCTTCGTTTTCCAAGCTGATTTGGGGTGTTTCAGAGATGGGACCCGCTGCtgctag
- the PRDM8 gene encoding PR domain zinc finger protein 8 isoform X1 → MEDAGVQRGIWDGDAKAVQQCLTDIFTSVYTTCDIPENAIFGPCVLSHTSLYDSIAFIALKSTDKRTVPYIFRVDTSAANGSSEGLMWLRLVQSARDKEEQNLEAYIKNGQLFYRSLRRIAKDEELLVWYGKELTELLLLNTARSHSKMNGSPPYSCLECSQRFQFEFPYAAHLRFRCPKRLPSSEPEEPRGKDSGKEPAASLGPGANKYCKPGGPLHPNYPSPQDSNSNSNAKPSTDFHNLARELENSRGGSGSSPRRSPPAPPPPPPPPQAGAGSKAKRKYPEEPGEERGQGAGRGRLPSSPKEDLVCTPQQQYRPAGSYFGLEESGRLFGPPSPETGEAKRSAFVEVKKASRGLEAEGGEEAAAEQPQPQRASPAGAGDPLLGARPGGPLSGGSPARGSAFTTVPQLGKAEERKSAFSQPARSAFPHVAPLGLAQKLAEPCPEAAAAARLYPADPLAAELPGAGGAPKQSPFLYATAFWPKSSAAAGPLQLQLPSALTLLPPSFTSLCLPAQNWCAKCNASFRMTSDLVYHMRSHHKREYALEPLVKRRREEKLKCPICNESFRERHHLSRHMTSHN, encoded by the exons ATGGAGGACGCCGGCGTTCAAAGGGGTATATGGGACGGAGACGCCAAGGCAGTCCAGCAATGTTTGACGGATATTTTCACCAGCGTTTACACCACCTGCGATATCCCGGAAAATGCTATCTTCGGCCCTTGCGTACTCAGCCACACTTCTTTGTATGACAGCATCGCTTTCATAGCGCTTAAATCCACTGACAAGAGAACCGTCCCTTACATATTCCGG GTGGACACTTCAGCAGCAAATGGCTCCTCCGAAGGTCTAATGTGGCTCCGTCTGGTCCAGTCAGCCAGAGATAAAGAAGAACAGAACCTAGAAGCTTACATCAAAAATGGACAATTGTTTTATCGGTCCCTTCGCAGGATTGCCAAAGACGAGGAGTTACTAGTTTGGTACGGGAAAGAACTGACGGAATTACTGTTGCTCAACACCGCCAGATCCCACAGCAAGATGAACG GGTCGCCCCCGTACTCCTGCCTAGAGTGCAGCCAGCGTTTCCAGTTCGAGTTCCCCTACGCGGCCCACCTGCGGTTCCGCTGCCCCAAGCGACTGCCCAGCTCGGAGCCCGAGGAGCCGCGCGGCAAGGACAGCGGCAAGGAGCCGGCGGCCAgcctggggcccggggccaacAAATACTGCAAGCCCGGCGGGCCGCTCCACCCGAACTACCCCAGCCCCCAGGACAGCAACAGCAACAGCAACGCCAAGCCCTCCACGGACTTCCACAACCTGGCCCGCGAGCTGGAGAACTCCCGGGGCGGCAGCGGCAGCTCCCCGCGCCGCAGCCCgcccgcgccgccgccgccgccgccgcccccccagGCCGGCGCGGGCAGCAAAGCCAAGCGGAAATACCCGGAGGAGCCTGGCGAGGAGCGGGGCCagggggccggccggggccgcttgccctcctcccccaaggaGGACCTGGTGTGCACCCCGCAGCAGCAGTACCGGCCGGCGGGCAGCTACTTCGGCCTGGAGGAGAGCGGCCGCCTCTTCGGGCCGCCCAGCCCGGAGACGGGCGAGGCCAAGCGCAGCGCCTTCGTGGAGGTGAAGAAAGCCTCGCGCGGGCTGGAGGCCGAGGGCGGCgaggaggcggcggcggagcAGCCGCAGCCGCAGCGCGCCTCGCCCGCGGGCGCCGGGGACCCGCTGCTGGGCGCCCGGCCGGGCGGGCCGCTCTCCGGGGGCAGCCCGGCGCGGGGCAGCGCCTTCACCACGGTGCCGCAGCTGGGCAAGGCGGAGGAGCGGAAAAGCGCCTTCTCCCAGCCGGCCCGCTCCGCCTTCCCCCACGTGGCGCCGCTCGGGCTGGCCCAGAAGCTGGCCGAGCCCTGCCCGgaggccgccgccgccgcccgcctcTACCCGGCCGACCCGCTGGCCGCCGAGCTGCCCGGCGCCGGCGGGGCGCCCAAGCAGAGCCCCTTCCTCTACGCCACCGCCTTCTGGCCCAAGAGCTCGGCGGCGGCCGGGCCgctccagctgcagctgcccTCGGCCCTGACCCTGCTGCCGCCCTCCTTCACCTCGCTGTGCCTGCCGGCCCAGAACTGGTGCGCCAAGTGCAACGCCTCCTTCCGCATGACCTCCGACCTGGTCTACCACATGCGCTCCCACCACAAGCGGGAGTACGCCCTGGAGCCGCTGGTCAAGCGCCGCCGCGAGGAGAAGCTCAAGTGCCCCATCTGCAACGAGTCCTTCCGCGAGCGCCACCACCTCTCCCGGCACATGACCTCCCACAACTga